A stretch of the Erinaceus europaeus chromosome 23, mEriEur2.1, whole genome shotgun sequence genome encodes the following:
- the CC2D1A gene encoding coiled-coil and C2 domain-containing protein 1A isoform X3: MQKRKGPPAAPGRGAAAARQLGLLVDLSPDGLMVPKDTMNEEELEAEFLALVGGQAPALDKLQGKGPLPMDAIEKMASLCMRDPDESEDEGTDEDVEADEDLLAELHEVLEDEQKVSAAQPLTPQPQAPSPGLEGTLLERVALYQAAVAAARQAGDSAKARRCERGLKTLDGLLTAVRKGQAIDEGDIPPPVVLGGGLATPPSHTPVHPKTPEAGVTAERPLPAVPSAPRPPGDSSPGPHAQLQARQHQYKLAALHAKQQGDPAGATRLFRVAKSFDAVLDALSRGEPVDLSRVPPPPDQLPADPPSPQPSAPSTPEAPPAPRSLLEALEQRMERYQAAAMQASGRGDERKARMHQRILKQYQDAIRAHKAGRLVNVAQLPVPPGFPPIQGLEASEPNQPSLVGVLETAMKLAQQDDALEDDEDEDPKKATGTPAAQPKAPPSRTQQPGPAPAAKAAPKGSSARAQQQLAFLEGRRKQLLQAALRAKQKNDVEGAKMHLRQAKGLEPMLEASRNGLPVDIAKVPPAPVNKDDFALLQRPGPGLSQEAARRYGELAKLLRQQHEMCLNHSNQFTHLGNITETSKFEKLAEDCKRSMDSLKQAFSRGLPSPHVRFEQRTFSVIKIFPDLSANDMVLFILKAVNLSTPPGLSPGDLDVFVRFDFPYPNVEEAQKDKTSVIKGTDSPEFKEQFKLCINRAHRGFRRAVQIKGLKFEVIHKGGLFKTDRVLGTAQLKLDSLETSCEVREVLEVLDGRRPTGGRLEVMVRIREPLTAQQLETVTERWMVVDPVPAAPPPQVSGPKAKAPPVPMPAREPGNSRSAQPLHSLSVLALDQERLERKILALRQARRPVPPQLAQQYKDITQRSQWQRTQLEQGGPAIRREYVAQLERQLQFYTEATRRLGSDGSRDAAKEALYRRNLVESELQRLRR; encoded by the exons ATGCAAAAGAGAAAGGGGCCTCCCGCAGCCCCGGGACGGGGCGCCGCCGCAGCCCGGCAG CTGGGCCTGCTGGTGGACCTGTCCCCCGACGGTCTCATGGTCCCTAAAGACACCATGAACGAGGAGGAGTTGGAAGCTGAGTTCCTGGCCTTGGTGGGTGGCCAGGCCCCTGCCCTGGACAAGCTTCAGGGGAAAG GCCCACTGCCCATGGACGCCATTGAGAAGATGGCTAGTCTCTGTATGAGGGACCCAGATGAGAGCGAGGATGAGGGGACGGACGAGGACGTGGAGGCCGACGAGGACCTTCTG GCCGAGCTCCACGAGGTCCTTGAGGACGAGCAGAAGGTCTCCGCAGCCCAGCCTCTGACCCCCCAG ccccaggcccccagtcCCGGGCTGGAGGGGACCCTGCTGGAAAGGGTGGCCTTGTACCAGGCAGCGGTAGCCGCAGCCAGGCAGGCAGGAGACAGCGCTAAGGCAAGGCGCTGTGAACGGGGCCTGAAG ACCCTGGACGGTCTGCTGACTGCCGTGCGTAAGGGCCAGGCCATCGATGAAGGGGACATCCCTCCTCCAGTGGTCCTTGGGGGGGGCCTGGCCACCCCGCCCAGCCACACCCCTGTGCACCCCAAGACCCCCGAAGCCGGGGTCACCGCGGAGAGGCCTCTGCCTGCTGTTCCCAGCGCCCCCAGGCCTCCAG GTGACAGCAGCCCCGGCCCCCACGCCCAGCTGCAGGCCCGGCAGCACCAATACAAACTGGCCGCGCTCCACGCCAAGCAGCAGGGGGACCCGGCTGGAGCCACCCGCCTCTTCCGGGTGGCCAAG AGCTTCGACGCGGTCCTGGACGCCCTGAGCCGCGGGGAGCCCGTGGACCTGTCCCGAGTGCCCCCTCCACCTG ACCAGCTACCCGCGGACCCACCGTCCCCGCAGCCCAGCGCGCCCTCCACGCCAG AGGCGCCCCCGGCCCCCCGGAGCCTCCTGGAGGCGCTGGAGCAGCGGATGGAGCGGTACCAGGCAGCGGCGATGCAGGCTTCGGGGCGTGGGGACGAGCGCAAGGCCCGCATGCACCAACGCATCCtcaag CAATACCAAGATGCCATCCGTGCCCACAAGGCCGGCCGACTGGTGAATGTCGCTCAACTACCTGTGCCCCCAG GTTTCCCCCCAATCCAGGGCCTGGAGGCCTCAGAGCCCAACCAGCCCAGCCTGGTGGGAGTTCTAGAAACCGCCATGAAGCTGGCCCAGCAGGACGATGCCTTGGAGGATGACGAGGACGAGGACCCCAAGAAG GCCACTGGCACTCCAGCAGCCCAGCCCAAAGCCCCACCCTCCAGGACACAGCAGCCGGGACCTGCGCCCGCAGCCAAGGCGGCCCCCAAGGGCTCCTCTGCCAGAG CCCAGCAGCAGCTGGCATTCCTGGAGGGCCGGCGGAAGCAACTCCTCCAGGCAGCCCTCCGGGCGAAGCAGAAGAACGACGTGGAAGGCGCCAAAATGCACCTGCGCCAGGCCAAGGGGCTGGAGCCCATGCTGGAGGCCTCCCGCAATGGGCTGCCCGTCGACATCGCCAAG GTACCGCCTGCCCCCGTGAACAAGGATGACTTTGCTCTCCTGCAGCGGCCGGGGCCCGGGCTCTCCCAGGAGGCCGCCAGGCGCTATGGAGAACTCGCCAAACTCCTGAGGCAACAGCATGAG atgTGTCTGAATCATTCGAACCAGTTCACCCACCTGGGCAACATCACAGAGACCAGCAA GTTTGAGAAGCTGGCGGAGGACTGTAAGCGGAGCATGGACAGCCTGAAGCAGGCCTTCTCCCGCGGGCTGCCCAGCCCCCACGTCCGCTTCGAGCAGAGGACCTTCAGTGTCATCAA aatCTTCCCGGACCTCAGCGCCAATGACATGGTTCTCTTCATCCTCAAGGCAGTGAACCTCTCCACGCCCCCAG GCCTCTCCCCCGGCGACTTGGATGTCTTTGTTCGGTTTGACTTCCCATACCCCAACGTG GAGGAAGCTCAGAAGGACAAGACCAGCGTCATCAAAGGCACGGACTCTCCAG AGTTCAAGGAACAGTTCAAGCTTTGTATCAACCGTGCCCACCGAGGCTTCCGCCGTGCCGTGCAGATCAAAGGCCTCAAATTCGAGGTCATCCACAAGGG GGGCCTGTTCAAGACTGACCGGGTCCTGGGTACAGCCCAGCTGAAGCTGGACTCACTGGAGACATCTTGCGAAGTCCGGGAAGTCTTGGAG GTCCTAGACGGTCGCCGGCCCACGGGGGGCCGCTTGGAGGTGATGGTGAGAATCCGGGAGCCGCTCACGGCCCAGCAGCTGGAGACAGTGACCGAGAGGTGGATGGTGGTGGACCCCGTGCCTGCTGCTCCACCCCCT cagGTCAGCGGCCCCAAGGCCAAGGCCCCGCCGGTGCCCATGCCCGCCAGGGAGCCGGGGAACAG CAGGTCGGCCCAACCCCTGCACAGCCTCAGCGTGCTGGCGCTTGACCAGGAGCGGCTggaaaggaag ATCCTGGCGCTGAGGCAGGCGCGGCGCCCCGTGCCCCCCCAGCTGGCCCAGCAGTACAAGGACATCACGCAGCGCAGCCAGTGGCAGCGGACGCAGCTGGAGCAGGGGGGCCCGGCCATCCGGCGGG agtacgTGGCCCAGCTGGAGCGGCAGCTGCAGTTCTACACGGAGGCCACGCGGCGCTTGGGCAGCGACGGCAGCAGG GACGCCGCCAAGGAGGCCCTGTACCGCCGAAACCTGGTGGAGAGCGAG CTGCAGAGGCTCCGCAGGTGA
- the CC2D1A gene encoding coiled-coil and C2 domain-containing protein 1A isoform X2: MQKRKGPPAAPGRGAAAARQLGLLVDLSPDGLMVPKDTMNEEELEAEFLALVGGQAPALDKLQGKGPLPMDAIEKMASLCMRDPDESEDEGTDEDVEADEDLLAELHEVLEDEQKVSAAQPLTPQPQAPSPGLEGTLLERVALYQAAVAAARQAGDSAKARRCERGLKTLDGLLTAVRKGQAIDEGDIPPPVVLGGGLATPPSHTPVHPKTPEAGVTAERPLPAVPSAPRPPGDSSPGPHAQLQARQHQYKLAALHAKQQGDPAGATRLFRVAKSFDAVLDALSRGEPVDLSRVPPPPDQLPADPPSPQPSAPSTPEAPPAPRSLLEALEQRMERYQAAAMQASGRGDERKARMHQRILKQYQDAIRAHKAGRLVNVAQLPVPPGFPPIQGLEASEPNQPSLVGVLETAMKLAQQDDALEDDEDEDPKKATGTPAAQPKAPPSRTQQPGPAPAAKAAPKGSSARAQQQLAFLEGRRKQLLQAALRAKQKNDVEGAKMHLRQAKGLEPMLEASRNGLPVDIAKVPPAPVNKDDFALLQRPGPGLSQEAARRYGELAKLLRQQHEMCLNHSNQFTHLGNITETSKFEKLAEDCKRSMDSLKQAFSRGLPSPHVRFEQRTFSVIKIFPDLSANDMVLFILKAVNLSTPPGLSPGDLDVFVRFDFPYPNVEEAQKDKTSVIKGTDSPEFKEQFKLCINRAHRGFRRAVQIKGLKFEVIHKGGLFKTDRVLGTAQLKLDSLETSCEVREVLEVLDGRRPTGGRLEVMVRIREPLTAQQLETVTERWMVVDPVPAAPPPVSGPKAKAPPVPMPAREPGNSSRSAQPLHSLSVLALDQERLERKILALRQARRPVPPQLAQQYKDITQRSQWQRTQLEQGGPAIRREYVAQLERQLQFYTEATRRLGSDGSRDAAKEALYRRNLVESELQRLRR, translated from the exons ATGCAAAAGAGAAAGGGGCCTCCCGCAGCCCCGGGACGGGGCGCCGCCGCAGCCCGGCAG CTGGGCCTGCTGGTGGACCTGTCCCCCGACGGTCTCATGGTCCCTAAAGACACCATGAACGAGGAGGAGTTGGAAGCTGAGTTCCTGGCCTTGGTGGGTGGCCAGGCCCCTGCCCTGGACAAGCTTCAGGGGAAAG GCCCACTGCCCATGGACGCCATTGAGAAGATGGCTAGTCTCTGTATGAGGGACCCAGATGAGAGCGAGGATGAGGGGACGGACGAGGACGTGGAGGCCGACGAGGACCTTCTG GCCGAGCTCCACGAGGTCCTTGAGGACGAGCAGAAGGTCTCCGCAGCCCAGCCTCTGACCCCCCAG ccccaggcccccagtcCCGGGCTGGAGGGGACCCTGCTGGAAAGGGTGGCCTTGTACCAGGCAGCGGTAGCCGCAGCCAGGCAGGCAGGAGACAGCGCTAAGGCAAGGCGCTGTGAACGGGGCCTGAAG ACCCTGGACGGTCTGCTGACTGCCGTGCGTAAGGGCCAGGCCATCGATGAAGGGGACATCCCTCCTCCAGTGGTCCTTGGGGGGGGCCTGGCCACCCCGCCCAGCCACACCCCTGTGCACCCCAAGACCCCCGAAGCCGGGGTCACCGCGGAGAGGCCTCTGCCTGCTGTTCCCAGCGCCCCCAGGCCTCCAG GTGACAGCAGCCCCGGCCCCCACGCCCAGCTGCAGGCCCGGCAGCACCAATACAAACTGGCCGCGCTCCACGCCAAGCAGCAGGGGGACCCGGCTGGAGCCACCCGCCTCTTCCGGGTGGCCAAG AGCTTCGACGCGGTCCTGGACGCCCTGAGCCGCGGGGAGCCCGTGGACCTGTCCCGAGTGCCCCCTCCACCTG ACCAGCTACCCGCGGACCCACCGTCCCCGCAGCCCAGCGCGCCCTCCACGCCAG AGGCGCCCCCGGCCCCCCGGAGCCTCCTGGAGGCGCTGGAGCAGCGGATGGAGCGGTACCAGGCAGCGGCGATGCAGGCTTCGGGGCGTGGGGACGAGCGCAAGGCCCGCATGCACCAACGCATCCtcaag CAATACCAAGATGCCATCCGTGCCCACAAGGCCGGCCGACTGGTGAATGTCGCTCAACTACCTGTGCCCCCAG GTTTCCCCCCAATCCAGGGCCTGGAGGCCTCAGAGCCCAACCAGCCCAGCCTGGTGGGAGTTCTAGAAACCGCCATGAAGCTGGCCCAGCAGGACGATGCCTTGGAGGATGACGAGGACGAGGACCCCAAGAAG GCCACTGGCACTCCAGCAGCCCAGCCCAAAGCCCCACCCTCCAGGACACAGCAGCCGGGACCTGCGCCCGCAGCCAAGGCGGCCCCCAAGGGCTCCTCTGCCAGAG CCCAGCAGCAGCTGGCATTCCTGGAGGGCCGGCGGAAGCAACTCCTCCAGGCAGCCCTCCGGGCGAAGCAGAAGAACGACGTGGAAGGCGCCAAAATGCACCTGCGCCAGGCCAAGGGGCTGGAGCCCATGCTGGAGGCCTCCCGCAATGGGCTGCCCGTCGACATCGCCAAG GTACCGCCTGCCCCCGTGAACAAGGATGACTTTGCTCTCCTGCAGCGGCCGGGGCCCGGGCTCTCCCAGGAGGCCGCCAGGCGCTATGGAGAACTCGCCAAACTCCTGAGGCAACAGCATGAG atgTGTCTGAATCATTCGAACCAGTTCACCCACCTGGGCAACATCACAGAGACCAGCAA GTTTGAGAAGCTGGCGGAGGACTGTAAGCGGAGCATGGACAGCCTGAAGCAGGCCTTCTCCCGCGGGCTGCCCAGCCCCCACGTCCGCTTCGAGCAGAGGACCTTCAGTGTCATCAA aatCTTCCCGGACCTCAGCGCCAATGACATGGTTCTCTTCATCCTCAAGGCAGTGAACCTCTCCACGCCCCCAG GCCTCTCCCCCGGCGACTTGGATGTCTTTGTTCGGTTTGACTTCCCATACCCCAACGTG GAGGAAGCTCAGAAGGACAAGACCAGCGTCATCAAAGGCACGGACTCTCCAG AGTTCAAGGAACAGTTCAAGCTTTGTATCAACCGTGCCCACCGAGGCTTCCGCCGTGCCGTGCAGATCAAAGGCCTCAAATTCGAGGTCATCCACAAGGG GGGCCTGTTCAAGACTGACCGGGTCCTGGGTACAGCCCAGCTGAAGCTGGACTCACTGGAGACATCTTGCGAAGTCCGGGAAGTCTTGGAG GTCCTAGACGGTCGCCGGCCCACGGGGGGCCGCTTGGAGGTGATGGTGAGAATCCGGGAGCCGCTCACGGCCCAGCAGCTGGAGACAGTGACCGAGAGGTGGATGGTGGTGGACCCCGTGCCTGCTGCTCCACCCCCT GTCAGCGGCCCCAAGGCCAAGGCCCCGCCGGTGCCCATGCCCGCCAGGGAGCCGGGGAACAG CAGCAGGTCGGCCCAACCCCTGCACAGCCTCAGCGTGCTGGCGCTTGACCAGGAGCGGCTggaaaggaag ATCCTGGCGCTGAGGCAGGCGCGGCGCCCCGTGCCCCCCCAGCTGGCCCAGCAGTACAAGGACATCACGCAGCGCAGCCAGTGGCAGCGGACGCAGCTGGAGCAGGGGGGCCCGGCCATCCGGCGGG agtacgTGGCCCAGCTGGAGCGGCAGCTGCAGTTCTACACGGAGGCCACGCGGCGCTTGGGCAGCGACGGCAGCAGG GACGCCGCCAAGGAGGCCCTGTACCGCCGAAACCTGGTGGAGAGCGAG CTGCAGAGGCTCCGCAGGTGA
- the CC2D1A gene encoding coiled-coil and C2 domain-containing protein 1A isoform X1, which produces MQKRKGPPAAPGRGAAAARQLGLLVDLSPDGLMVPKDTMNEEELEAEFLALVGGQAPALDKLQGKGPLPMDAIEKMASLCMRDPDESEDEGTDEDVEADEDLLAELHEVLEDEQKVSAAQPLTPQPQAPSPGLEGTLLERVALYQAAVAAARQAGDSAKARRCERGLKTLDGLLTAVRKGQAIDEGDIPPPVVLGGGLATPPSHTPVHPKTPEAGVTAERPLPAVPSAPRPPGDSSPGPHAQLQARQHQYKLAALHAKQQGDPAGATRLFRVAKSFDAVLDALSRGEPVDLSRVPPPPDQLPADPPSPQPSAPSTPEAPPAPRSLLEALEQRMERYQAAAMQASGRGDERKARMHQRILKQYQDAIRAHKAGRLVNVAQLPVPPGFPPIQGLEASEPNQPSLVGVLETAMKLAQQDDALEDDEDEDPKKATGTPAAQPKAPPSRTQQPGPAPAAKAAPKGSSARAQQQLAFLEGRRKQLLQAALRAKQKNDVEGAKMHLRQAKGLEPMLEASRNGLPVDIAKVPPAPVNKDDFALLQRPGPGLSQEAARRYGELAKLLRQQHEMCLNHSNQFTHLGNITETSKFEKLAEDCKRSMDSLKQAFSRGLPSPHVRFEQRTFSVIKIFPDLSANDMVLFILKAVNLSTPPGLSPGDLDVFVRFDFPYPNVEEAQKDKTSVIKGTDSPEFKEQFKLCINRAHRGFRRAVQIKGLKFEVIHKGGLFKTDRVLGTAQLKLDSLETSCEVREVLEVLDGRRPTGGRLEVMVRIREPLTAQQLETVTERWMVVDPVPAAPPPQVSGPKAKAPPVPMPAREPGNSSRSAQPLHSLSVLALDQERLERKILALRQARRPVPPQLAQQYKDITQRSQWQRTQLEQGGPAIRREYVAQLERQLQFYTEATRRLGSDGSRDAAKEALYRRNLVESELQRLRR; this is translated from the exons ATGCAAAAGAGAAAGGGGCCTCCCGCAGCCCCGGGACGGGGCGCCGCCGCAGCCCGGCAG CTGGGCCTGCTGGTGGACCTGTCCCCCGACGGTCTCATGGTCCCTAAAGACACCATGAACGAGGAGGAGTTGGAAGCTGAGTTCCTGGCCTTGGTGGGTGGCCAGGCCCCTGCCCTGGACAAGCTTCAGGGGAAAG GCCCACTGCCCATGGACGCCATTGAGAAGATGGCTAGTCTCTGTATGAGGGACCCAGATGAGAGCGAGGATGAGGGGACGGACGAGGACGTGGAGGCCGACGAGGACCTTCTG GCCGAGCTCCACGAGGTCCTTGAGGACGAGCAGAAGGTCTCCGCAGCCCAGCCTCTGACCCCCCAG ccccaggcccccagtcCCGGGCTGGAGGGGACCCTGCTGGAAAGGGTGGCCTTGTACCAGGCAGCGGTAGCCGCAGCCAGGCAGGCAGGAGACAGCGCTAAGGCAAGGCGCTGTGAACGGGGCCTGAAG ACCCTGGACGGTCTGCTGACTGCCGTGCGTAAGGGCCAGGCCATCGATGAAGGGGACATCCCTCCTCCAGTGGTCCTTGGGGGGGGCCTGGCCACCCCGCCCAGCCACACCCCTGTGCACCCCAAGACCCCCGAAGCCGGGGTCACCGCGGAGAGGCCTCTGCCTGCTGTTCCCAGCGCCCCCAGGCCTCCAG GTGACAGCAGCCCCGGCCCCCACGCCCAGCTGCAGGCCCGGCAGCACCAATACAAACTGGCCGCGCTCCACGCCAAGCAGCAGGGGGACCCGGCTGGAGCCACCCGCCTCTTCCGGGTGGCCAAG AGCTTCGACGCGGTCCTGGACGCCCTGAGCCGCGGGGAGCCCGTGGACCTGTCCCGAGTGCCCCCTCCACCTG ACCAGCTACCCGCGGACCCACCGTCCCCGCAGCCCAGCGCGCCCTCCACGCCAG AGGCGCCCCCGGCCCCCCGGAGCCTCCTGGAGGCGCTGGAGCAGCGGATGGAGCGGTACCAGGCAGCGGCGATGCAGGCTTCGGGGCGTGGGGACGAGCGCAAGGCCCGCATGCACCAACGCATCCtcaag CAATACCAAGATGCCATCCGTGCCCACAAGGCCGGCCGACTGGTGAATGTCGCTCAACTACCTGTGCCCCCAG GTTTCCCCCCAATCCAGGGCCTGGAGGCCTCAGAGCCCAACCAGCCCAGCCTGGTGGGAGTTCTAGAAACCGCCATGAAGCTGGCCCAGCAGGACGATGCCTTGGAGGATGACGAGGACGAGGACCCCAAGAAG GCCACTGGCACTCCAGCAGCCCAGCCCAAAGCCCCACCCTCCAGGACACAGCAGCCGGGACCTGCGCCCGCAGCCAAGGCGGCCCCCAAGGGCTCCTCTGCCAGAG CCCAGCAGCAGCTGGCATTCCTGGAGGGCCGGCGGAAGCAACTCCTCCAGGCAGCCCTCCGGGCGAAGCAGAAGAACGACGTGGAAGGCGCCAAAATGCACCTGCGCCAGGCCAAGGGGCTGGAGCCCATGCTGGAGGCCTCCCGCAATGGGCTGCCCGTCGACATCGCCAAG GTACCGCCTGCCCCCGTGAACAAGGATGACTTTGCTCTCCTGCAGCGGCCGGGGCCCGGGCTCTCCCAGGAGGCCGCCAGGCGCTATGGAGAACTCGCCAAACTCCTGAGGCAACAGCATGAG atgTGTCTGAATCATTCGAACCAGTTCACCCACCTGGGCAACATCACAGAGACCAGCAA GTTTGAGAAGCTGGCGGAGGACTGTAAGCGGAGCATGGACAGCCTGAAGCAGGCCTTCTCCCGCGGGCTGCCCAGCCCCCACGTCCGCTTCGAGCAGAGGACCTTCAGTGTCATCAA aatCTTCCCGGACCTCAGCGCCAATGACATGGTTCTCTTCATCCTCAAGGCAGTGAACCTCTCCACGCCCCCAG GCCTCTCCCCCGGCGACTTGGATGTCTTTGTTCGGTTTGACTTCCCATACCCCAACGTG GAGGAAGCTCAGAAGGACAAGACCAGCGTCATCAAAGGCACGGACTCTCCAG AGTTCAAGGAACAGTTCAAGCTTTGTATCAACCGTGCCCACCGAGGCTTCCGCCGTGCCGTGCAGATCAAAGGCCTCAAATTCGAGGTCATCCACAAGGG GGGCCTGTTCAAGACTGACCGGGTCCTGGGTACAGCCCAGCTGAAGCTGGACTCACTGGAGACATCTTGCGAAGTCCGGGAAGTCTTGGAG GTCCTAGACGGTCGCCGGCCCACGGGGGGCCGCTTGGAGGTGATGGTGAGAATCCGGGAGCCGCTCACGGCCCAGCAGCTGGAGACAGTGACCGAGAGGTGGATGGTGGTGGACCCCGTGCCTGCTGCTCCACCCCCT cagGTCAGCGGCCCCAAGGCCAAGGCCCCGCCGGTGCCCATGCCCGCCAGGGAGCCGGGGAACAG CAGCAGGTCGGCCCAACCCCTGCACAGCCTCAGCGTGCTGGCGCTTGACCAGGAGCGGCTggaaaggaag ATCCTGGCGCTGAGGCAGGCGCGGCGCCCCGTGCCCCCCCAGCTGGCCCAGCAGTACAAGGACATCACGCAGCGCAGCCAGTGGCAGCGGACGCAGCTGGAGCAGGGGGGCCCGGCCATCCGGCGGG agtacgTGGCCCAGCTGGAGCGGCAGCTGCAGTTCTACACGGAGGCCACGCGGCGCTTGGGCAGCGACGGCAGCAGG GACGCCGCCAAGGAGGCCCTGTACCGCCGAAACCTGGTGGAGAGCGAG CTGCAGAGGCTCCGCAGGTGA